The DNA segment CATTGTCGTGCCCGTTTCCACGACATCCACGATCGCGTCGGCTAGTCCGACCAGCGGAGCTAGCTCGATCGAGCCGTAGAGCTTGATGATCTTTAGCGCAGTGGCTTTTGCAGCGAAATAGTTGCGCGAGATATGCGGCATTTTAGTGGCGATTTTTAGCTCGGGAGCGTTTAAATTTAGCTCCTCGCCCTCTTTGATGCCCACGCAGACGCGGCATTTGCCGATCTTTAGATCAAGCAGGCGCACGACGTCTGGACGGTGCTCATCGAGCACGTCAAGACCCACCACGCCGATATCCGCAGCGCCATTTACGACGTAGGTCGGGATGTCTTGGTTGCGAACCATTAGAAATTTAAAATCACCCTCGCTCATCAGCAGTTTTCTATCCTCAAACTCGAACGAGCTTTTAAAAATTTTCCTAAAAATATCAAGCGTCTCGTCGGCGATGCGCCCTTTTGGCAAAGCAACCGTCAGCATAAAATGTCCTTTTTTTGTTCGATTAGTTTTTGCATCCCGCGAAATACGAGCATACGATCGTAGATGCTGTCGGCAAAAAATCTCGATAAAAACTCGCCGTCGCCGCCCGTGAAGTAAATTTTCGAGCCGTTTGCCATGCTTTCGATGAGAAGCAGGATCGGTTTGATGACGCCGTAGCTTACCGCGTCGGCTGTTTTTTGCGGGAGCGCGTCGAGACTCACTTGCGAATTTAGCGAGATTTTTAACCGCGGAGAGATAGCTTCGCAGGCCTTTAGCACGTGTGAGATGCCGGGTATTATCGCGCCGCCAAGATGCATCGAGTTCATCATCACGTCTATCGTTATGGCGCTGCCCGCGTCGATGATGAGGCCGTTTTTGATCGCGTAGCAGCTAGCGATACGGTCGATGCCAAGACCCTCGTAGATGGTGTCCAGCTCAAAATACGGCTCTAAATTTACGAATTTGGGCAAATTTTGAAGCTTGCCCGTCATTTCGTCGTTTACGCTGATAAAATAAATCTTCTCGTCGCTTTTAAAATCTTTGAAATTTTCGAGCTTGATTTTGGTGATTTTGCCGTTTTCAAAGAAGGAGGCGTTGGTGTTGCCTACGTCACATAGAGTCATGTTTGTAGCCGTTTTCTTTCATCAAATTTGCGATTTTTGAGCAGATATCCGAGCTATAAAAAATAGCTTTTTTCTTAAAATTTACGCCCGTTTGTTCGGCGATCTTGCCTGCTATTTCATCAATCGCTTCAAATTCTTTGCTCAAAAATCTAGCCTTTGCGCTGCGAAAAAACAAAAGCGTATAAAACCCTTTCATATCGACGCCCGTAAGTGCGTCAAGGGTCTTTTTTTTGGTAAATTTATCAAGCTTTATCCAGCTTAAATTTTTCAAGATAATCTTTTTGGCTTCCAAAACTTGATAAATTTCTTGCTTCGTCATTTAAGCTCTAAGCTGGAATCGTCGTAGTAAAATTCTTTCGCGCCGGCGAAAATTTGGCTCTTTACTTCGTTTGAGAGCTTGTAAATTTTGGCATTGTCAAGCGCAAGATCGGTCTTGATGAGGTAGCCCGTTTTTTCCATTATATAAAGCGAGCCGTTATGCGCGGTCGCGCTTGAAAAGATGGCGAATTTAAAATCTACGTCCTTGATCTTTTGCAAATTTAGGTTGCTAAGCACGATCTTGCCGTCTTTTAGCAGGATATATACATACTCGCCGTTTATGACTATATCTTTGATCTCACCGTTATAATAAACCGTTTTTTCGGGACTTATCGAGACGATACGCTTGCCTGTGGCGGCTATCATCGTGTCGTTTACGACGTCAAGCGATATGATGTTGTTAAAAAACTGCTCGCTGCTCACGACCACGTCGCGTAAAATTCGGCCTTGGTTTTTATCCGCGATCATAATCTTGCCGTCAAGCGTCGGGAAAACCACGAGCGAGCTCATAAAAAACGGCGCCGCGACGCGAGAGTCCTGCGCGTAGACGTTTGAGCTCTCAAACTCGAGCAAGGTATCGTTTGTCGCGATGTCGATGAGGTAGATGACGTTGCCTGCGCTTAAAAGGGCTAGCTTATCGCCCTCAAGCGCGGCCGAGACGATAGCCTCGCTAAAGTTTCTTTGAAATAAAATTTCATTCGAGCCGTTTGCGACGATCAAATTTCCCTCTAAATCGGAGCTGATAAATTTACCGTCGGCTGAATTTAGCAAGGTTGCGCCCTTTGGCAGCTTTATCTCCGGCGAGAGTAGGCCGTTTTTAGTTATCGCCATGCCGTTTTTTAACACCGCTCCGTTTAGGCTCGTAGTCGCGATGTTAGCCGGTAGTCTGTTTTCTGAAATTTTTTCATTTTGCACATCGGTCGGCTCGAAATACTGCCTTTTCGTGCTGCATCCGCCAAGCACCGCAACACAGAGCGCAGCCGCTAAAATAGCTTGAAATTTTCTCATTTTGCGTTTCCTTGATAGTGTTCTAAATTTTTAACGATGGATTGGAGTTGCGAATTTAACGGAATTTTTTTAAATTCGTTTTTTGCTTCGTCGATTTTGTTTTCTTTCATCAGCTCGTAGCCTCTGACGATAGCCTTATACGAGCTTAAAATTTGACCGCTAGGCTCGTTTAGCTGGGACTTTACGATGTCTTTTAAGAGCGGATCGATCTGCTCGTTTGCCAGCGACTTTAGCGCGTTCGTGTCGTTGTTGTCAAGCGCTCTTTTAAATTCGTAAAGCGCGTAAAGCGAAGCGTCTTTTTGCTTTAGCTCGGATTTTGCCTGTTCGTCTTTCGGATTAAGTATCAGCTTTGCGTAAGCGGCGTTTGCGGCTTTAAATTCTTTTTCTTTCAAGACGCCGTTTATGTAGTATCCGGCCGTGCCGACGACGCCCAAAACGGCTACCGCGATAATAATTTTTTTATATTTTTTAAAAAATCTTTCGCTTTTTATTATGTTTTCTAAAAATTGCTCCTGAGTATTTAACTCTTCCTTTATAGAATCAATATCATCTTTGATAGCCAAGTTTTTTCCTTAAATTTTAGTTATTGAAAGTTTGTAATTGTAGCATAATAAATATAAAACAGCATAAAAATCAAGGCAAATTGTGTTATAATGCGGGAAAATTTAAAAATTTAACGAGGTTTTATGCAGATAGACGATACGTTATTAACCAAACTTGAAAAGCTTAGCTCGCTCAAAGTCGAGAGCGATAAGCGAAAGGAAATCGAAGGTCAGCTTAGCGAAATTTTGACCTTTGCCGGGATACTGGACGAGCTTGATCTAAGCGCTTCTAGGGCGGTCGTAAGCTCTATAGAGGGCGGAACTCCGCTAAGAGAGGATGTGAGCGTAAGCTCGGACGTGATAGAGACGATACTAAAAAATGCTCCGATGAGCAGCGGGCACTTTTTCGTCGTACCTAAAATAATCGAATAGAGTAAAAACATGGAAGAAAACGAGAAATTTAACACCAGCCTTGAAGTACTGTTAAAAACAGTTGTTCATAATAAAGCGAGCGACTTGCATATCGTATCAAGAAGCGAGCCGCAAATCAGAATAGACGGCACCTTAAGGCCGCTAGAGCTTGGAGTTTTGAGCGGACACGACATACAAGACATCTGCTATGCGCTCATAACCGACGTGCAAAAAAGCGAACTCGAAGAAAACAGAGAGCTTGACTTTGCGATAGAGCTTCCCGGCGTCGGACGCTTCAGAGGCAACTACTACTACACGATGAACGGCGATTTGGCCGCTGCGTTTCGTATCATCCCGACTGAGATTCCTTCGCTGGACGATCTTAAAGCGCCTAATATCTTCAAAGAAGTCGTAAAACGCGAAAAAGGAATGATACTGGTCACCGGACCTACGGGTAGCGGTAAATCGACTACGCTTGCGGCTATGCTAAACGAGATAAATTTAAACGAAAGAAAGCACGTAATCACCGTAGAAGATCCGGTGGAGTTTGTTCATACGAATAAAAAAGCTCTTTTTTCCCACAGAAACGTAGGCACGGATACGCAATCTTACGCTAGAGCTCTTAAATATGCTCTGCGCGAGGATCCCGACATTATCTTGGTCGGCGAGCTTCGCGACAGAGAGACTATATCGACCGCGATCACGGCGGCCGAGACCGGACACTTGGTATTTGGCACTTTGCATACGAACTCGGCTATCCAGACTATCAACCGTATCATAGATAGCTTCGAGGGCGGCGAGCAGCTTCAGGTGCGAAATATGCTCTCCGTTTCGCTAACGGCGGTCATATCTCAAGCTCTACTTCCTAAAATCGGCAGCGGACGACTTGCCGTGCATGAAATTTTAATAAACAATAATGCCATAGCAAACCTTATCCGTGAAAATAAAGTGCATCAAATTTACTCTCAGATGCAGTTAAATCAACAATCTACGGGTATGATAACGCAGACCCAGTCTTTAATGAAAGCCATTAGGGCAAATCAGATAACCAAAGAGATGGCGATGAGGTACTCTACAAACCAACAAGAGCTCGGCGGACTGCTAGGTATATAATGGATTTTATTACATTATTCGACGTAGTCGTAGTTTCGCTGGTTTTGATACTTGGCATAAAAGGCGTGATAAGCGGACTGATAAAAGAAATTTTCGGCCTCATCGGATTAATCGGAGGCATCGTCGTGGCTAGTAGATTCGGCGTTAGGGTCGGTAATCTAATAAGCGACAAAATTTATAAGCTAGACGGCGATTCGGTTCTGTTTTTTGCGGGATTTTTAACGACGCTTATCGTATTTTGGGTGGTTTGCCTGGGTATCGGCGCGTTTTTATCCAAGCTGGTCGGACTAAGCGGGCTTGGATTTTTAGATAAGCTGGGCGGATTTGCCGTCGGAAGCGCCAAAATTTTCCTAGTTTTTGCGGTGCTAATCGTAACTATTTCAAATATTCAAATTTTAAACAATAAAATCGAACCTTACTTTATAGGGAGCAGGCTGTATCCGATTTTGTTGGATGCGGGTAAATGGATAATGAATGTGGATGTAAAAGGCATAGCAAGCGGAGTTGGAAATATCGAGACGCCGTTTGACGCCTCGATGCAAGAGCAAAGGCTAAATTTAGAGATAAATTCGACGATTAAGGAGTAAAAATGACGATTGAAAATTTAGAATACGATGCGCTTCTTGAGAAATTTAAAAAAATTTTGAGAGAAAACGGACTAAAATACACGCAGCAACGAGAAGTTTTACTAAAAACGCTTTACAATAACGACGAGCATTTCACTCCCGAGAGGCTTTATTTTTTCATCAAAGAGACTTATCCGGAGCTAAACGTGGGTATCGCGACCGTTTATAGGACGCTAAATTTGCTCGAAGAAGCCGAGATGGTAACCTCTATCAGCTTCGGCTCGCAAGGTAAAAAATTCGAGCTCGCTACCAAGCCTCACCACGACCATATGATATGCCGCAGATGCGGAACTATCATCGAATTTGAAGACTCGACGATAGAAAAAAGACAGGCAAATATCGCAAAAGAGCACGGCTTTAAGCTAACGGGGCATATGATGCAGCTTTACGGGGTATGCAAAGAGTGCGGTGCCAAAGAGACAAAGGGCGGCAAGTGATATTTGAAAATCAACTGGAGATACAAAGACTAGAGACCGCAAACGAACTAAGAGATATCGGCGTAAATCCTTATCCGCATTTTTTGCGTCGCGATATGGATATAACTAAATTTAGACTCAAATTTAAACATATAATCGACACCGAAGAAAAGAGCGCCGAAGGTCAGCTGGTAAGTCTCGCCGGGCGCGTTAAGCTCATCAGGGACGCGGGCAAGGCGATATTTGCCAACATCGAGGACGAGGACGGCAATCTTCAAATTTACTTTAGCAACAAAACTCTTGATCCCGATTGGTTTAAGGTCGTAAAGAAAAATATCGAGGTTGGCGACATCATCTACGTGCGCGGATACGCTTTCGTTACTAGAACGGGCGAATTTTCGATGCATGTTAGCGAGCTGACATTGGCATCAAAAGCCGTTTCGCCGCTTCCCGAGAAATTCCACGGACTAACGGACATCGAGACCAGATACCGCCAAAGATACCTCGATATGATAATGAATCCAGAGGTCAGAGCCGATTTCAAACGTCGCTCCGTCATCGTTAGCACGATCCGCAGATTTTTCGAGGATAAAGGCTTTTTAGAAGTCGAGACTCCGATGATGCACCCGATCCCGGGCGGAGCTAACGCCAAGCCTTTCGTCACGTTTCATAACGCGCTTGGAGTGGAGAGATTTTTACGCATCGCGCCCGAGCTTTATCTAAAGCGTCTCATCGTTGGCGGTTTTGACGCGGTTTATGAGATGAATAGAAATTTCCGCAACGAAGGTATGGACTTAACGCATAATCCCGAATTTACAAGCATAGAGTTTTACTGGGCGTGGCACACTTATCACGATTTGATGGGGCTAACCGAGGAGCTATTTAACGTACTTCTTGATAAACTCGATATGCCTAAAGTTATCGAATTTGACGGTATGCAGATCGACTTTAGCAAGCCGTTTAAACGCATAACCTATAAAAAAGCGCTTGTTGAGATCGGCGGATTGGACGTTGAAACCATAAGCGATAAAGACAAAATTCTAGCTAAGCTTAAGGCCGACGGCTTTGAAGCGAATGCCAAACTTGATCTGGGGCGCTTACAAGCCGAGCTTTTCGATAACTACGTAGAAAGCAAGCTAATCGATCCGACTTTCATCATCGATTATCCGATATCGATCAGTCCGCTTTCTCGCAGAAGCGACGCAAACCCCGATATCGCCGAGAGATTTGAGCTATTTATCGCCGGACGCGAGCTGGCTAACGGCTTTAACGAGCTAAACGATCCGATCGATCAATACGGCCGCTTCGCTTCGCAAATCGAAGCCAAAGACGCGGGCGACGACGAAGCTCACGAGATGGACGAGGACTACGTGAGAGCGCTGGGCTACGCGATGCCTCCGACGGCCGGGCAGGGTATCGGCATAGATAGGCTCGTGATGCTACTAACCAATAAAAAATCTATCCGCGACGTGGTGCTTTTCCCTGCGATGAGACCGTTAAAAAACGAAACGAAGGAGAATCGATGAGCTTGCAAAGCTACGATAAAGAAATTTTTGATTTAGTAAATTTGGAGCTAGAGCGCCAGTGCGACCATCTCGAAATGATCGCTAGCGAAAATTTTACCTATCCCGAGGTAATGGAAGCGATGGGCTCGGTTCTAACCAATAAATACGCGGAAGGATATCCCGGCAAACGCTACTACGGCGGCTGCGAATACGCCGATCAGATCGAGCAGCTAGCGATCGATCGCTGCAAAGAGCTTTTTGGCTGCGAATTTGCAAACGTTCAGCCAAACTCGGGCTCGCAAGCTAACCAGGGCGTTTACGGCGCGTTTTTAAACCCCGGAGACAAAATTTTAGGCATGGATCTAAGTCACGGCGGACACCTCACTCACGGCGCAAAGGTAAGTAGCTCGGGCAAAATTTACCAGAGTTTTTTTTACGGCGTAGAGCTTGACGGACGCATAAACTACGACAAAGTGATGGAAATCGCTCAAATCGTAAAGCCGAAGATGATCGTGTGCGGCGCGAGCGCATATACGCGAGAGATCGAATTTAAAAAATTCCGCGAGATCGCCGATGCCGTCGGTGCGATACTCTTTGCCGACGTAGCGCACATCGCCGGTCTAGTCGTAGCCGGCGAGCATCAGAGTCCGTTTCCGCATTGCGACGTGGTGAGCTCGACCACGCACAAGACCCTTCGCGGACCTCGCGGCGGTATCATTATGACAAATAACGAAGAATACGCCAAAAAGATAAATTCGTCCATCTTCCCGGGCATTCAGGGCGGGCCGCTAGTTCACGTCATCGCGGCAAAGGCGGTAGGCTTTAAGCATAACCTAAGCCCGGAGTGGAAAATTTACGCCAAACAAGTTAAAGCAAACATCAAAAAGCTAGCCGAAATTTTAGTAAAACGCGGCTTTGATCTAGTTAGCGGCGGCACCGATAACCACCTGGTTTTAATGAGCTTTTTAAACCGCGAATTTAGCGGCAAAGACGCCGATATCGCGCTAGGAAATGCAGGCATAACGGTAAATAAAAATACGGTTCCTGGCGAAACTAGAAGTCCGTTCGTTACAAGCGGTATCCGTATCGGAAGTCCGGCGCTTACGGCTCGGGGTATGAAAGAAGCGGAATTTGAGATCATCGCAAACAAAATCGCCGACGTGTTAAGCGATATCAATAACGCCGAGCTTCAAAGCAGGGTAAAAGCCGAGCTAAAAGAGCTTGCGAACAAATTTATCATCTACGATAAGGCGACTTATTGATGCAGAGCATAGATACGGCGCTAATCAAAATGAACACGAACCACTACTGGATAAAGCGCGATAATATAGTAAGCAAGATCGAGTATAAGGGACGGATGTTTTTTAATAAATTTGAGCTCATAAACGAGCCTCTAAGCTATCAGGTGATGAAAGATCACGACGAGGGCAAGATCACGGTCGCGCACTCGCTGATACTGCCTGGCGACAAGGTCGAAAATATCGTCTTTGACTACAACGGCAGGATGCCCGAGCGCTTTTGGCACCGAGCTCAGCTTTTGCTTCGCGAGGAGGGGTTTATAAATTTTACCGCCTACGAGAGCAAGACGCCGGGGCACTTGCACCTTTACGTGCACAAAGGACACACGACGCTAAACGAGGGCTATCAGATCGCAAATAAGCTATCTATGCTACTTAGCTCGCGTTTGGTTAAAGAGTGGAGAGTGTTTCCGACGATGGAAATGCCGAAAGAATTTAATATCTTGACATTGCCGTATAAGGTCTATCAAAAAGAGCGCGGCGCAAGCTGGTCAAAACATATGTAAGGAGTAAAAATGGAGTATAACGAGTTAAGAGACATTATGCTTGATAACAACGAAGACAAAAAGAGCAAAAACGTCAAGAGGATCCTTATCCTCGTCGCCGTTTTCGTCATTATCTTTTTGGGCGTTCTCATCGTGATGAAATTTTTAAATTCGCCCGAGACCGATGATCAGGTCGCGCAGCCTGACTCTAGACTGACTTTGCCGCCGGAGCCCGATAACACTCGAAGTATCCCGCAGCAAGTGAGCGTGCCTACCCCGCCGCCTAGCGAACCTGCACCGCAAATAGCGCAAACCAACGTCCCTCCCGTCGCTCCGCCTCCTCCGTCAGAGCCGCAGGCCCAGCAACCAAATCCTACTTTCGAGCAAGTGCCTATCGTGTCTGAAAATAAAGGACAAGACAGCTTTGAAGATATGGTAAAAGCGCTCAAAGAAAAAGAGGATAAAAGACAGCAAGAAGCAGAGACTGCCGCTCCTATGCCGACCGAGCCTGCGACCATACAAGGCGCTTTAAAGCAAAACGACGCTCCGAGCGCACAGCCAAGCGAGCCGAAATCCGAACCAAAACAGCACATAAGCGTCGTCAAGCCAAAAGAGCCTAAGCAAGAAAAAACGGCGAAACAACCTAAAAACGACGCGGCTAAAGAAAAACCGGCTAAACAAAAGCCGGCCAAACAAGCTCCTGCAGCTAGCGGCGGCGAGGCTCATAGCGGTAGCTACATACAGGTTTTTGCGGTCAAGCACTTTAATGAAAAAGCGCCTGAGCTTGGCAAGCTAAAAGCCGCAGGATACGCCTATAAGCTATATAGGACGAACGTAAACGGTAGCGAGATTATCAAGGTGCTAGTCGGCCCTTACAGCGGCGCTCAGCTAAAAAGCGAGCTTGCTAAGATCAAACAAAACACCGCTCCAAACGCTTTTATCGTAAATATAAAATGAAAATTTTCGCCGTTTTCGGCAACCCTATCTCTCACTCCGTTTCGCCGAGGCTACATAACCTAGCCCTCGGCGAACTGGATCTATCTCGCGAAGCCCTCTATACTCGCTATGAGCTCTCGGACGGTTCGCGACTCATCTCTAAATTTAAAGAACTAAAACTAAGCGGTGCAAACGTGACCGTCCCGCACAAAGAAGCCGCTCTCGCGCAGTGCGACGTCGCGGACGAAACGGCTGCTAAAATAGGCTCCGTAAATACCCTCGTATCTCGCAGCGGTAAAATTTACGGCTACAACACCGACGCGCCGGGATTTTTGAGAGCGATAGGAGGCTTTGGGCAGATAAATTCGGCTCTCGTTTTAGGCGCCGGCGGGACGGCTAGAGCGGTCGCCTACGCGCTAAAAAGCCGCGGCGTGCGAGTTTGCGTGCTAAATAGAAGCGAGGGAAGGCTGGCAAATTTTGCCGAATTTGAAAAATTTAGCTGGGCGAATTTCGCCGAATTTAAGTGCGGCAAATTTGATCTCGTCATAAATACGACCTCGGCGGGACTAAATGATGAAAATCTGCCCGCGCCCATCGAGATTTTACGCCCTCTTTTTGCTAAAGCCAAATTTGCCTTTGACGTGATTTACGGCAAAAAAACGCCGTTTTTAAATTTAGCCGCCGCTAGCGGGCTCGCGTGCAAAGACGGCTCGGAGATGCTGCTTTTTCAAGCGGTAAAGGCGTTAAATTTATTTTTTGAAGGCTCGCTTGACGAGGCCAAAATCGAAGCCTCGATGCGAAAAGCGCTGGCTCTTCGTTAAATTCGCTCGCTAGTTTTTAAAATTTTTCACTCCGCTTTTTTCGCGTTTCAATAGTTAAAATTTGGCTCAATTAAACTTAATCGGATTTTTAGCTGCGACTTGCGTTGCTACTTGTAAGGCCTCTTATTAATTTTAAGAGATTTTGATATAAGTTTTTCTGTGTAGTTTAAATTTGCATTCCTTTAGGTCCAACAGAAAATTCTCTTTGCTTAGTTTCCCTGCGGTCGCTACACTTGAGAAGATTCCTTTAAATTTAGATAATCTATGTTTAGCATATCTCCGTCTGCTCTACTTCACTGCGTTCGTAGCTTTTCAAGACGCAGTAACGACGATCTCGAGCCATTAGGCGACGGTAGCTAGCGAAGCGACGCTAAGCG comes from the Campylobacter rectus genome and includes:
- a CDS encoding PQQ-binding-like beta-propeller repeat protein; protein product: MRKFQAILAAALCVAVLGGCSTKRQYFEPTDVQNEKISENRLPANIATTSLNGAVLKNGMAITKNGLLSPEIKLPKGATLLNSADGKFISSDLEGNLIVANGSNEILFQRNFSEAIVSAALEGDKLALLSAGNVIYLIDIATNDTLLEFESSNVYAQDSRVAAPFFMSSLVVFPTLDGKIMIADKNQGRILRDVVVSSEQFFNNIISLDVVNDTMIAATGKRIVSISPEKTVYYNGEIKDIVINGEYVYILLKDGKIVLSNLNLQKIKDVDFKFAIFSSATAHNGSLYIMEKTGYLIKTDLALDNAKIYKLSNEVKSQIFAGAKEFYYDDSSLELK
- a CDS encoding CvpA family protein, producing the protein MDFITLFDVVVVSLVLILGIKGVISGLIKEIFGLIGLIGGIVVASRFGVRVGNLISDKIYKLDGDSVLFFAGFLTTLIVFWVVCLGIGAFLSKLVGLSGLGFLDKLGGFAVGSAKIFLVFAVLIVTISNIQILNNKIEPYFIGSRLYPILLDAGKWIMNVDVKGIASGVGNIETPFDASMQEQRLNLEINSTIKE
- a CDS encoding type III pantothenate kinase; this translates as MTLCDVGNTNASFFENGKITKIKLENFKDFKSDEKIYFISVNDEMTGKLQNLPKFVNLEPYFELDTIYEGLGIDRIASCYAIKNGLIIDAGSAITIDVMMNSMHLGGAIIPGISHVLKACEAISPRLKISLNSQVSLDALPQKTADAVSYGVIKPILLLIESMANGSKIYFTGGDGEFLSRFFADSIYDRMLVFRGMQKLIEQKKDILC
- a CDS encoding YfgM family protein, with translation MAIKDDIDSIKEELNTQEQFLENIIKSERFFKKYKKIIIAVAVLGVVGTAGYYINGVLKEKEFKAANAAYAKLILNPKDEQAKSELKQKDASLYALYEFKRALDNNDTNALKSLANEQIDPLLKDIVKSQLNEPSGQILSSYKAIVRGYELMKENKIDEAKNEFKKIPLNSQLQSIVKNLEHYQGNAK
- a CDS encoding DUF1882 domain-containing protein; translation: MQSIDTALIKMNTNHYWIKRDNIVSKIEYKGRMFFNKFELINEPLSYQVMKDHDEGKITVAHSLILPGDKVENIVFDYNGRMPERFWHRAQLLLREEGFINFTAYESKTPGHLHLYVHKGHTTLNEGYQIANKLSMLLSSRLVKEWRVFPTMEMPKEFNILTLPYKVYQKERGASWSKHM
- a CDS encoding SPOR domain-containing protein; this encodes MEYNELRDIMLDNNEDKKSKNVKRILILVAVFVIIFLGVLIVMKFLNSPETDDQVAQPDSRLTLPPEPDNTRSIPQQVSVPTPPPSEPAPQIAQTNVPPVAPPPPSEPQAQQPNPTFEQVPIVSENKGQDSFEDMVKALKEKEDKRQQEAETAAPMPTEPATIQGALKQNDAPSAQPSEPKSEPKQHISVVKPKEPKQEKTAKQPKNDAAKEKPAKQKPAKQAPAASGGEAHSGSYIQVFAVKHFNEKAPELGKLKAAGYAYKLYRTNVNGSEIIKVLVGPYSGAQLKSELAKIKQNTAPNAFIVNIK
- a CDS encoding Fur family transcriptional regulator → MTIENLEYDALLEKFKKILRENGLKYTQQREVLLKTLYNNDEHFTPERLYFFIKETYPELNVGIATVYRTLNLLEEAEMVTSISFGSQGKKFELATKPHHDHMICRRCGTIIEFEDSTIEKRQANIAKEHGFKLTGHMMQLYGVCKECGAKETKGGK
- the gatC gene encoding Asp-tRNA(Asn)/Glu-tRNA(Gln) amidotransferase subunit GatC — protein: MQIDDTLLTKLEKLSSLKVESDKRKEIEGQLSEILTFAGILDELDLSASRAVVSSIEGGTPLREDVSVSSDVIETILKNAPMSSGHFFVVPKIIE
- a CDS encoding type IV pilus twitching motility protein PilT, with the translated sequence MEENEKFNTSLEVLLKTVVHNKASDLHIVSRSEPQIRIDGTLRPLELGVLSGHDIQDICYALITDVQKSELEENRELDFAIELPGVGRFRGNYYYTMNGDLAAAFRIIPTEIPSLDDLKAPNIFKEVVKREKGMILVTGPTGSGKSTTLAAMLNEINLNERKHVITVEDPVEFVHTNKKALFSHRNVGTDTQSYARALKYALREDPDIILVGELRDRETISTAITAAETGHLVFGTLHTNSAIQTINRIIDSFEGGEQLQVRNMLSVSLTAVISQALLPKIGSGRLAVHEILINNNAIANLIRENKVHQIYSQMQLNQQSTGMITQTQSLMKAIRANQITKEMAMRYSTNQQELGGLLGI
- a CDS encoding shikimate dehydrogenase — protein: MKIFAVFGNPISHSVSPRLHNLALGELDLSREALYTRYELSDGSRLISKFKELKLSGANVTVPHKEAALAQCDVADETAAKIGSVNTLVSRSGKIYGYNTDAPGFLRAIGGFGQINSALVLGAGGTARAVAYALKSRGVRVCVLNRSEGRLANFAEFEKFSWANFAEFKCGKFDLVINTTSAGLNDENLPAPIEILRPLFAKAKFAFDVIYGKKTPFLNLAAASGLACKDGSEMLLFQAVKALNLFFEGSLDEAKIEASMRKALALR
- the hisG gene encoding ATP phosphoribosyltransferase, with translation MLTVALPKGRIADETLDIFRKIFKSSFEFEDRKLLMSEGDFKFLMVRNQDIPTYVVNGAADIGVVGLDVLDEHRPDVVRLLDLKIGKCRVCVGIKEGEELNLNAPELKIATKMPHISRNYFAAKATALKIIKLYGSIELAPLVGLADAIVDVVETGTTMKQNGLRVAETIMRSSAHLIANKNSFIIKKDEILSLYEKIRAQI
- a CDS encoding serine hydroxymethyltransferase: MSLQSYDKEIFDLVNLELERQCDHLEMIASENFTYPEVMEAMGSVLTNKYAEGYPGKRYYGGCEYADQIEQLAIDRCKELFGCEFANVQPNSGSQANQGVYGAFLNPGDKILGMDLSHGGHLTHGAKVSSSGKIYQSFFYGVELDGRINYDKVMEIAQIVKPKMIVCGASAYTREIEFKKFREIADAVGAILFADVAHIAGLVVAGEHQSPFPHCDVVSSTTHKTLRGPRGGIIMTNNEEYAKKINSSIFPGIQGGPLVHVIAAKAVGFKHNLSPEWKIYAKQVKANIKKLAEILVKRGFDLVSGGTDNHLVLMSFLNREFSGKDADIALGNAGITVNKNTVPGETRSPFVTSGIRIGSPALTARGMKEAEFEIIANKIADVLSDINNAELQSRVKAELKELANKFIIYDKATY
- the lysS gene encoding lysine--tRNA ligase yields the protein MFENQLEIQRLETANELRDIGVNPYPHFLRRDMDITKFRLKFKHIIDTEEKSAEGQLVSLAGRVKLIRDAGKAIFANIEDEDGNLQIYFSNKTLDPDWFKVVKKNIEVGDIIYVRGYAFVTRTGEFSMHVSELTLASKAVSPLPEKFHGLTDIETRYRQRYLDMIMNPEVRADFKRRSVIVSTIRRFFEDKGFLEVETPMMHPIPGGANAKPFVTFHNALGVERFLRIAPELYLKRLIVGGFDAVYEMNRNFRNEGMDLTHNPEFTSIEFYWAWHTYHDLMGLTEELFNVLLDKLDMPKVIEFDGMQIDFSKPFKRITYKKALVEIGGLDVETISDKDKILAKLKADGFEANAKLDLGRLQAELFDNYVESKLIDPTFIIDYPISISPLSRRSDANPDIAERFELFIAGRELANGFNELNDPIDQYGRFASQIEAKDAGDDEAHEMDEDYVRALGYAMPPTAGQGIGIDRLVMLLTNKKSIRDVVLFPAMRPLKNETKENR